In the genome of Campylobacter concisus, the window TCTCTCGTGCCTTGCGATGCCAAGACCTACGCGGTAGTTGCGAGAGAGTATCGATGAAGCAGTCAAGAAAAGATCACCTGCGCCGCTTAACCCCATAAATGTCTCATCTTTTGCGCCAAAAAATTTGCCAAATCTAGCCATCTCGACAAGTCCACGTGAAATGAGGCTTGCCCTTGCGTTATTACCAAGACCAAGGCCGTCACAGATGCCGCCAGCTATGGCGATCACGTTTTTATACGCTCCGCACACCTCAGCGCCGATCACGTCATCTGAGGTGTAGGCTTTCATATAGCTTGGGAAAAATGAAGCAAATTTCAAAGCTAAATTTTCATTTTTAGAATTTACCACCAAAGCGCAAGGAAGCTTCTGCATGATCTCCTTTGCAAAGGTCGGCCCTGAAAGAAAGGCCAAATTTTCTCTATCAACAAAATCCTCGTAAATTTCATTTAGAAATTTGAGATTTGCCGTGTCTATGCCCTTGCTGGCGACTAGGATCTTTTGGTCTTTGTTTTTGTAGTTTTGCTTTAGCCATAAATTTGTAGCTTGCGTTGGGATCGTGCAGACTAGGTATTCGCACTCCAAAGCTTCATCCAAACTTACAAAATTTGGCATCTCTCTTGGCGTTCTTGAGCTGATGACGCACTCGTTATTTTCACTAAAAGCGTGAAATAGCGCACTGCCCCACTTGCCGGCTCCGATGACTGCTATGCTCATTTTAGCCATTTTTTAGCCTATTTTGGCCTTTAAAAGCTCGTTAACCTTGCCTGGGTTAAAGGCACCCTTGCCCTCTTTCATCACCTGACCGACAAAGAAGCCAAACATCTTATCTTTGCCGTTTTTATACTCTTCGACTTTGTCAGCGTTTGCAGCTAAAATTTGATCTATGATCGCGATTATCGCTGAGTCGTCGCTCACTTGTTTCAAGCCAAGCTTTTCGATGACGCTATCGACGTCCGCGTCGTTTTCCATTAGATAGTCTAGCACCTCTTTTGCGGCCTTGCCGCTTATCGTGCCATCTTCTATGCGTTTTAGTAAATTTATCATTTTAGCACTATTAACTGGGCTTGTCTCGATCGTTACGCCGTTATTTAAGCGACCAAGAAGCTCGACTATAAGCCAAGTAGTAGCAAGTTTTGGCTGAATTCCAGCAGCGATCAGCTCTTCAAAATATCTAGCCATCTCAACGCTTTGAGTTAAATTTAGCGCATCACTCTCTTTTACGCCTAGCTCACTAACATATCTTGCGACCTTTTGCTCGGCAAGCTCTGGAATTTTTATCGCTTCGTTATACATCTGCTCTGACACTTCAACAGGCAGCAAGTCAGGATCAGGGAAGTATCTATACTCCGCACTATCCTCTTTGCCACGCATCGATCTTGTCACTAAATTTGTCGTGTCAAACAGCCTTGTCTCTTGATAAACTTCTTGGTCGTATTTGCCGTCTTCCCAAGCTGCACTTTGGCGCTCCACCTCGTAATCGATCGCTTTTTGGATAAATTTAAATGAGTTTAGGTTTTTTATCTCAACCCTTGTGTAAAGTTTAGTATCACCTTTTGGACGGATAGAGACGTTTGCATCGCAGCGAAAGCTACCTTCCTGCATATTTGCGTCGCTGATGTTTAAAAAGCGAAGGATTGAGTGTAGTTTTTTAAGATAAGCCACCGCCTCATCACTGCTTCTAAGATCTGGCTCACTAACTATCTCAAGAAGTGGTGTGCCAGCTCTATTTAGATCAACTAAGCTCTCGGTTTCTTCATGGATGTTCTTTCCAGCATCCTCTTCAAGGTGCGCTCTAGTTACACCTATGCGTTTTTTAGTACCATTTAAGTCGATTATTAGCTCGCCACCTTCTACGATAGGGATCTCAAACTGAGAAATTTGATATGCCTTTGGAAGGTCTGGATAGAAGTAGTTTTTTCTATTAAAGACTGATTTTTTATTGATCTTAGCGTTTATAGCTGTACCAAAGCTGATCGCCTTTTTAACCGCTTCTTTGTTTAGCACAGGTAGTGCTCCAGGAAGTGCTAGGCAGGTCGGACAAACGTGAGTATTCGCCTCGTCGCCAAAGCTAGTCGAGCAAGAGCAGAAAATTTTAGTTTTTGTATTAAGCTGAGTGTGAACTTCTAAACCAATAACGACTTCAAACATATTTTTACCTTTAAATTTATGCAAATTTTTAAGGCGTATTTTAGCGATACTTTCTTTTAAAATATCTAAAAATGAGCGTTTTGACTGGAAAAATAAAGAATGTGATTTAAAAATTTAAATAGTTTTAAAAAGGAAAAAGCCATATAAAAATATGGCTTTAAATTTTAATGCTCGTGCTCACTAATAGCAACAGCACCAGCTAGATAAACGTAAGTTAGCATCATAAAGATAAATGTTTGCAAAACAGCCATAAGCGTTAGAAGTGCAAAAGCTGGAAGCGGAGCAAACCAAGGTGCAAGTGTAAGCATCGCAAGTAAGAACAAATCATCGCCTTTGATATTACCAAAAAGACGAAATGATAGCGAAACTACACGTGAAAGATGTGAGATGACTTCAACTGGAAACATAATAGGAGCTAGAAATTTATTCGGTCCCATAAAGTGTCCAAAGTATTTGAAAAATCCATTTTCTCTAATGCCCTCAAAGTTGTAATAAATAAATACAACCAAAGCCAAAACTAGAGTTAAATTTAAGCTTGAACTTGGTGACTCAAATCCAGGAATAATACCTACAACATTTGAAAAAAATACGATAAAACCGATAGTTGCAACAAGTGGAAGATATTTCCTAGCTAGTTTTTCACTACCTAAAGTATCTCTTCCCATCGATATAACGCCCTCTAAATAAGCTTCAACTATATTTTGAAGACCTCTTGGTACAAGCTGCATCTTACTCCTTGCTATATAAGCAACTATGATAACAATCAAAGCTACAAGTAGAAAGTGAAACGCATAGATAAAGGCGTGGGAGCTATTTAGGAAATTTGAAAATAGAAACAAATCTTTCATTAATTTACCTTGGATTTAGAATTTTGCGTGATTGTAACAAAATTATTGTTAAAACATTTTTAATTTTAAACTCTGAAATAATCGAAAATCAATTTACAAATAGTCACTGCAACTACCACTAGAAACATTGTTCTAATAAATTTTACCTCTTTTTTAATGACAAGATTTGATCCAAAATATGCGCCTAAAATTTGACCAACTGCCATTAAAAGTCCAACAGCCCAAAGCATCTGTCCGCCAGCTATAAAAATGCCAAGAGCAACGATATTGCTAGTAAAATTTAAGAGTTTTGTATGAGCGACGGCCTTTTTTAAATTTAGTCCAATTAATGCCACTATCGCAAATGTCCAAAAAGAGCCTGTTCCTGGACCAAAAAAACCATCATAAAAGCCAAGTATCAGCCCAAAAACTACATAAAATAGCTTTTCATTCATCTTTGCAGCTCTATCATTTTCACCGACTTTTGGCATAAAAAGTGTGTAGATAAAAATAGCAATCAGTAA includes:
- a CDS encoding TSUP family transporter, with amino-acid sequence MEFDLLSYVVFFVAAFLGGFIDSIAGGGGLITLPAIMAMGVPPHLALGTNKLQGVFGSFTATLNFTKRGLINYKECFIGIVFTFIGAIIGAVIILFLNTNFLKIIIPFLLIAIFIYTLFMPKVGENDRAAKMNEKLFYVVFGLILGFYDGFFGPGTGSFWTFAIVALIGLNLKKAVAHTKLLNFTSNIVALGIFIAGGQMLWAVGLLMAVGQILGAYFGSNLVIKKEVKFIRTMFLVVVAVTICKLIFDYFRV
- a CDS encoding NAD(P)H-dependent glycerol-3-phosphate dehydrogenase, whose protein sequence is MSIAVIGAGKWGSALFHAFSENNECVISSRTPREMPNFVSLDEALECEYLVCTIPTQATNLWLKQNYKNKDQKILVASKGIDTANLKFLNEIYEDFVDRENLAFLSGPTFAKEIMQKLPCALVVNSKNENLALKFASFFPSYMKAYTSDDVIGAEVCGAYKNVIAIAGGICDGLGLGNNARASLISRGLVEMARFGKFFGAKDETFMGLSGAGDLFLTASSILSRNYRVGLGIARHERLEKILNELGEVAEGVDTARAISKIAKEKGIYVPIASEVENMLNGKDVFESVKSLLGRR
- the gatB gene encoding Asp-tRNA(Asn)/Glu-tRNA(Gln) amidotransferase subunit GatB, yielding MFEVVIGLEVHTQLNTKTKIFCSCSTSFGDEANTHVCPTCLALPGALPVLNKEAVKKAISFGTAINAKINKKSVFNRKNYFYPDLPKAYQISQFEIPIVEGGELIIDLNGTKKRIGVTRAHLEEDAGKNIHEETESLVDLNRAGTPLLEIVSEPDLRSSDEAVAYLKKLHSILRFLNISDANMQEGSFRCDANVSIRPKGDTKLYTRVEIKNLNSFKFIQKAIDYEVERQSAAWEDGKYDQEVYQETRLFDTTNLVTRSMRGKEDSAEYRYFPDPDLLPVEVSEQMYNEAIKIPELAEQKVARYVSELGVKESDALNLTQSVEMARYFEELIAAGIQPKLATTWLIVELLGRLNNGVTIETSPVNSAKMINLLKRIEDGTISGKAAKEVLDYLMENDADVDSVIEKLGLKQVSDDSAIIAIIDQILAANADKVEEYKNGKDKMFGFFVGQVMKEGKGAFNPGKVNELLKAKIG
- a CDS encoding F0F1 ATP synthase subunit A, which translates into the protein MKDLFLFSNFLNSSHAFIYAFHFLLVALIVIIVAYIARSKMQLVPRGLQNIVEAYLEGVISMGRDTLGSEKLARKYLPLVATIGFIVFFSNVVGIIPGFESPSSSLNLTLVLALVVFIYYNFEGIRENGFFKYFGHFMGPNKFLAPIMFPVEVISHLSRVVSLSFRLFGNIKGDDLFLLAMLTLAPWFAPLPAFALLTLMAVLQTFIFMMLTYVYLAGAVAISEHEH